A section of the Thermodesulfobacteriota bacterium genome encodes:
- the bioF gene encoding 8-amino-7-oxononanoate synthase yields MDQLLNQEIERLKRLGLYRDLKTIAGSIDTTVAIDGKEVILLSSNNYLGIATHPKLKDAAVSALNEYGTGACASRLISGNMEIHEELEKKTARFKGCQSAIVFPTGYMANIGVITSLVNKGDLILSDELNHASIVDGCKLSGAKVRVYPHKNIEKLKEILLQGDASSSKDSYKRMLIVTDGVFSMDGDITPLPEILDIARKEDALVIVDDAHATGVLGKNGKGTAEYFGLTDENLIHMGTFSKALGSMGGYIAGSKVIIEYLRNKARPFIFSTALPPSVCASSIAAIEILEKESWIRTRLWRNIARFRKGLANLGYNTMESQTQIIPILIGDASLTMEFARAIFQKGIYAPGIRPPAVPEGKSRIRTSLMASHTDEQIDRVLEVFESEGQRLGII; encoded by the coding sequence ATGGATCAATTATTGAATCAAGAGATAGAGAGACTGAAAAGATTAGGCCTCTATAGGGATCTAAAGACGATTGCAGGGTCTATAGACACAACAGTAGCTATAGACGGCAAAGAGGTTATTCTTCTGTCATCCAACAACTATTTGGGGATTGCTACCCACCCCAAATTGAAAGATGCCGCAGTTTCGGCCCTGAACGAGTATGGCACAGGGGCATGTGCATCCCGACTGATTTCTGGGAACATGGAAATCCATGAAGAGTTAGAGAAGAAAACAGCAAGATTTAAAGGGTGTCAATCGGCTATTGTATTTCCTACTGGATATATGGCCAATATTGGAGTAATAACCTCCTTAGTAAACAAGGGGGATCTTATTCTAAGTGACGAACTGAATCACGCCAGCATAGTAGATGGTTGCAAGTTAAGTGGGGCTAAAGTAAGGGTTTATCCTCATAAGAATATTGAAAAACTCAAAGAAATTCTCTTACAAGGCGATGCATCTTCCTCAAAGGATAGCTATAAGAGAATGCTTATAGTTACCGATGGGGTGTTCAGCATGGATGGAGATATAACCCCTTTGCCTGAGATACTAGATATTGCCAGGAAAGAAGATGCCCTGGTAATAGTTGATGATGCCCATGCCACAGGGGTGCTTGGTAAAAACGGAAAAGGCACGGCAGAATACTTTGGTTTAACAGATGAGAATTTAATTCATATGGGAACTTTTAGCAAGGCATTGGGGAGTATGGGTGGATATATAGCAGGATCAAAGGTTATAATCGAGTATCTGAGGAATAAGGCAAGGCCTTTTATCTTTTCCACAGCCCTGCCCCCAAGTGTTTGTGCTTCTTCTATCGCAGCCATTGAGATACTGGAAAAGGAATCTTGGATTCGAACCCGTTTATGGAGGAATATTGCCCGATTCAGGAAAGGATTGGCAAACCTGGGTTACAATACAATGGAAAGTCAAACTCAAATTATACCAATACTGATTGGGGATGCCTCCTTGACTATGGAATTCGCAAGGGCAATATTCCAAAAGGGGATATACGCCCCTGGAATACGGCCACCCGCCGTTCCCGAAGGAAAAAGCAGGATAAGAACCAGTTTAATGGCTTCCCACACAGATGAACAGATAGATAGGGTATTGGAAGTATTTGAGAGTGAGGGGCAAAGGTTGGGTATTATTTAG
- the bioA gene encoding adenosylmethionine--8-amino-7-oxononanoate transaminase has product MAIESKHLQLELDDKRYIWHPFTQMKDYIQEKPLIIEKGKGSFLWDIYGNKYLDGISSLWVTVHGHCREEITQAITEQVKKVSHTTLLGLSHPPAIELARRLAEITPKGLNKVFYSDSGATAVEIALKMAFQYWLQKPNGSSEKKKFISLKNAYHGDTIGAVSVGGIELFHKTYQPLLFDSLKGESPYCYRCSLKKTYPSCALECLTQLEGIMKQHHHDTSAMIVEPMVQGAAGMVVFPPGYLKGVRELCTRYNILMIADEVAVGFGRTGKMFACEHENVAPDILTLGKGITGGYLPLAATITSDEIFNAFLGEYDEFKTFFHGHTYTGNPVACAAALASLDVFEKDRSIIELQEKIEFMEKGLNRFWDLEHVGDVRQKGFMAGIELVSNRDSKEPFPSQNKTGIKVIMEARRRGVILRPLGDIIVIMPPLSVTLQELDELLKVTFDSIRIVTEK; this is encoded by the coding sequence ATGGCTATCGAGAGTAAGCATCTTCAACTTGAACTGGATGATAAAAGGTATATATGGCATCCATTTACCCAGATGAAGGATTACATTCAGGAAAAACCCCTTATTATAGAAAAAGGAAAGGGCTCATTCCTATGGGACATATATGGGAATAAATACCTGGACGGCATATCATCTCTGTGGGTCACGGTACACGGACATTGTCGGGAAGAGATAACTCAGGCAATAACAGAACAGGTAAAAAAGGTCTCCCATACCACCCTTCTCGGCTTGTCCCATCCCCCTGCAATAGAGCTTGCCAGAAGGCTTGCAGAGATAACACCGAAGGGTCTCAATAAGGTGTTTTACTCTGACAGTGGTGCTACTGCAGTAGAGATAGCCTTGAAGATGGCGTTTCAATATTGGCTGCAAAAGCCCAACGGGTCCTCCGAGAAAAAAAAGTTTATCTCGTTAAAGAATGCTTACCATGGTGACACCATAGGCGCTGTAAGTGTGGGGGGGATTGAGTTGTTTCACAAAACCTATCAGCCCCTGCTCTTTGATTCCCTGAAGGGAGAGTCTCCATACTGTTATCGTTGCAGTCTTAAGAAGACCTATCCTTCCTGTGCCCTTGAATGTCTGACCCAGTTGGAAGGCATCATGAAACAACACCACCATGATACATCTGCCATGATTGTTGAACCCATGGTTCAGGGTGCAGCGGGGATGGTGGTTTTTCCTCCGGGTTATCTCAAGGGGGTAAGAGAACTCTGCACAAGATACAATATCCTTATGATTGCCGATGAAGTTGCCGTGGGTTTTGGCAGGACCGGCAAGATGTTCGCATGCGAGCACGAGAACGTAGCACCGGATATTCTCACATTGGGTAAAGGGATTACCGGCGGTTACCTTCCTCTGGCAGCCACTATTACAAGCGATGAGATATTTAATGCCTTTTTAGGAGAATACGATGAGTTTAAGACCTTCTTCCACGGTCATACCTACACAGGAAATCCCGTAGCATGTGCTGCTGCACTGGCAAGCCTGGATGTCTTTGAGAAGGATAGGAGTATTATTGAGCTTCAGGAAAAGATTGAGTTTATGGAGAAGGGGCTTAATAGGTTTTGGGATCTGGAACATGTGGGAGATGTGAGGCAAAAGGGATTTATGGCGGGAATAGAACTGGTTTCAAACAGGGATTCAAAAGAACCTTTCCCATCACAAAATAAGACAGGTATAAAGGTTATAATGGAGGCGAGAAGAAGGGGCGTAATATTGAGACCCCTGGGTGATATAATAGTCATCATGCCCCCTTTGAGTGTTACACTGCAAGAATTGGATGAGTTGCTCAAGGTAACTTTTGATTCTATTAGAATTGTAACAGAAAAGTAA
- the bioD gene encoding dethiobiotin synthase → MKKGIFITGTDTEVGKTVVAAGLAGAIKAKGIDVGVMKPVATGAIRTPDGLISTDVQFLLKSIECHDELNLVNPITIELPLAPLVASRLEGCEIELDKIRNAYFKLSQRHDFIVVEGIGGILVPIKEDYFVSDMIKELDLPCIIVARPGLGTINHALLTLREAQQKGIEVRGFIINGMDEQKAGIAERTNPEVIKGLSHIPMLGVLPFDPRVDIFSLEMGDIIGLTLRHIDVDNILSALSPSEWVI, encoded by the coding sequence ATGAAAAAGGGTATCTTTATTACAGGAACAGATACGGAAGTTGGTAAAACAGTAGTAGCTGCTGGATTAGCAGGTGCAATAAAGGCCAAAGGCATAGACGTAGGGGTTATGAAGCCGGTTGCTACCGGGGCTATCAGAACCCCGGATGGGCTTATATCCACAGATGTCCAGTTTCTCCTAAAATCCATCGAATGCCATGATGAACTGAATCTGGTAAACCCTATAACCATAGAACTACCTCTGGCACCTCTGGTTGCTTCCAGGTTGGAGGGATGTGAAATAGAACTGGATAAGATTCGCAATGCCTATTTCAAGCTTAGCCAGAGGCATGATTTTATTGTTGTAGAAGGGATAGGAGGCATCCTGGTTCCAATAAAGGAGGATTACTTCGTTTCTGATATGATAAAGGAGTTAGATCTGCCTTGCATTATAGTTGCAAGACCTGGTCTGGGCACAATCAATCATGCCCTCCTAACCCTGAGAGAAGCACAGCAAAAGGGAATAGAAGTCAGAGGCTTTATTATCAATGGAATGGATGAACAAAAGGCAGGGATAGCCGAAAGAACAAATCCTGAAGTAATAAAGGGGCTGTCCCACATTCCAATGTTGGGGGTCTTGCCTTTTGACCCCAGGGTAGATATTTTTTCACTTGAAATGGGTGACATAATAGGGTTAACATTGAGGCATATAGATGTAGATAATATATTATCGGCTCTTTCTCCAAGTGAGTGGGTAATATAA
- the bioB gene encoding biotin synthase BioB yields the protein MLKFLYGLTDRVLGGGEVTFEEASRLMEITKQRDIVSLINFANIIREELKGPVIDLCAIINAKSGRCSEDCAFCSQSAHYPTDIERYPLVTEEKIVESAKEASNIGANRFGIVVSGENVKDPGELKSICTAIEDMSSTVAIGRCASLGTLTRETARDLKKAGLERYHHNLETSESFFPEICTTHSYQERVNTVKIAKEQGFKVCCGGILGIGETPVQRVEFAFALKELEVDSIPLNFLNPISGTPLENAPPIPPMELLKIIAIFRFIHPIKDIRICGGRQRNLRGIQPLMYLAGANASMIGNYLTTPGSNPKEDLQLIEDLMLVPQPQ from the coding sequence GTGTTAAAATTCCTTTATGGATTAACGGATAGGGTTTTAGGAGGCGGAGAGGTTACCTTTGAAGAGGCATCTCGCCTTATGGAGATCACAAAACAGAGAGATATAGTTTCTTTGATCAATTTCGCCAATATCATACGGGAAGAACTCAAAGGTCCCGTTATTGACCTTTGTGCTATTATAAATGCGAAATCGGGCAGGTGCAGCGAAGACTGTGCCTTCTGTTCCCAGTCGGCTCATTACCCCACTGATATTGAAAGATACCCTCTGGTAACTGAGGAGAAAATTGTAGAAAGTGCAAAAGAAGCCTCTAACATTGGGGCGAACAGGTTTGGCATAGTTGTAAGCGGAGAAAATGTCAAGGACCCTGGAGAATTGAAGTCTATATGCACAGCAATCGAGGATATGTCCTCCACGGTAGCCATAGGAAGATGCGCCTCATTGGGAACGCTTACAAGAGAAACTGCCCGTGACTTGAAGAAAGCGGGTTTGGAGCGCTATCACCATAATCTGGAAACATCAGAGAGCTTCTTCCCAGAGATATGCACAACCCACTCATATCAGGAAAGAGTAAACACAGTCAAGATAGCAAAGGAACAGGGGTTCAAGGTTTGTTGTGGTGGAATACTTGGTATTGGAGAGACTCCGGTGCAGAGAGTGGAATTCGCCTTTGCCCTGAAAGAATTGGAAGTGGATTCCATACCCCTTAACTTTTTAAATCCCATATCCGGGACACCATTAGAAAATGCTCCTCCTATTCCCCCAATGGAGTTATTGAAGATTATAGCAATATTCCGATTTATTCATCCCATAAAGGATATAAGGATATGTGGTGGAAGGCAAAGAAATCTGAGAGGTATTCAGCCCCTGATGTATCTGGCAGGTGCAAATGCATCCATGATAGGAAATTATCTGACTACCCCCGGCAGTAATCCCAAGGAGGATTTACAATTGATAGAGGATTTGATGCTGGTACCCCAGCCCCAGTAA
- a CDS encoding replication-associated recombination protein A codes for MDLFDHYTRDELKTGAPLADRMRPHTLEEFVGQDHILKKGKVLRRAIEADEVQSSIFWGPPGTGKTTLAHILAAKTGAHFISFSAVLAGIKDIRGVIEQARNQRRFKNKQTILFVDEIHRFNKAQQDAFLPHVEDGTIILIGATTENPSFEVISPLLSRAKVFVLNPLKEEDLEIILKRALSDKDRGLGNYSASIDPIALKYIAGMADGDARRALNTLELAVMTTVPDKGDTRHITREIVEEVVQRRFLLYDKEGEEHYNLISALHKSMRGSDPDAALYWLGRMLEAGEDPLYIARRLIRFASEDVGNADPRALQVAVSAMQAYQFVGSPEGDLALAQSATYLACAPKSNALYTSYSKVKKDIQETQALPVPLHIRNAPTSLMKKLGYGKGYKYPHNFADSYVEEEYLPENLKGRIYYEPTDHGFEAEIKSRLEKWRGKKRR; via the coding sequence ATGGACCTGTTTGATCATTATACCAGGGATGAATTGAAGACGGGGGCACCGCTTGCTGACAGGATGCGTCCCCATACCCTGGAGGAGTTTGTTGGACAGGACCACATCCTGAAAAAAGGAAAGGTTCTTCGAAGAGCCATAGAGGCAGATGAGGTTCAGTCGTCAATTTTCTGGGGACCTCCAGGTACAGGCAAGACAACTCTGGCCCATATTTTAGCTGCAAAGACAGGGGCACATTTCATCTCATTCAGTGCAGTATTGGCAGGGATTAAAGATATAAGAGGGGTTATAGAGCAGGCAAGGAATCAGCGGAGATTTAAAAACAAACAAACCATCCTGTTTGTAGATGAAATCCACCGCTTCAATAAGGCACAGCAGGATGCCTTCCTCCCCCATGTTGAGGATGGAACGATAATCCTTATAGGGGCTACAACTGAAAATCCATCCTTTGAGGTTATATCTCCTCTGCTCTCCCGCGCTAAAGTCTTTGTCTTAAACCCCTTAAAGGAAGAGGATCTGGAGATTATACTTAAGCGGGCACTTTCAGATAAAGACAGGGGACTGGGAAACTACAGTGCCAGTATAGACCCGATTGCACTTAAGTATATTGCAGGTATGGCTGATGGTGATGCCCGTCGGGCATTGAATACCCTGGAACTGGCTGTTATGACCACAGTACCTGATAAGGGGGATACGAGACACATAACCAGAGAGATAGTAGAGGAGGTAGTACAGCGCAGGTTTCTACTCTATGACAAGGAAGGCGAGGAACACTATAACCTGATTTCAGCCCTGCATAAGAGCATGAGGGGAAGTGATCCCGATGCTGCCCTCTACTGGCTGGGAAGGATGCTGGAGGCAGGTGAAGATCCTCTCTATATAGCCAGGCGCCTGATACGCTTTGCATCTGAGGATGTGGGAAATGCGGATCCACGGGCGCTTCAGGTGGCGGTCTCCGCTATGCAGGCATATCAGTTTGTTGGTTCACCAGAGGGGGATCTGGCACTAGCTCAGTCTGCAACATACCTTGCCTGCGCCCCTAAGAGCAATGCCCTCTATACCTCATATTCAAAGGTAAAGAAAGACATTCAGGAAACTCAGGCACTGCCTGTCCCTCTCCATATACGCAATGCCCCCACTTCCCTGATGAAGAAGTTGGGTTATGGAAAGGGTTATAAGTATCCCCATAACTTCGCTGATAGTTATGTGGAGGAAGAGTATCTGCCTGAAAACCTCAAAGGCAGAATCTACTACGAACCCACCGATCATGGCTTTGAGGCAGAGATAAAGAGCAGGCTTGAAAAATGGCGGGGGAAAAAGAGGAGATAG